The Rhodocyclaceae bacterium DNA window CGGCCCCCTGCAGCGTGCGGCCGAGGATTACCAGCCATATGCCGGACGCCGAGGCCGCGACGAAGCTGCCGAGCGCGAACAGCGCTAGCCCGGCATACATGACCGGCTTGCGGCCGTAGCGGTCGGACGCCCAGCCGAACGGGATCTGCAGGATCGCCTGCGTCAGGCCATAGATGCCAATCGCGATGCCGATCAGGATCCGGTTGTCGCCCCCGTGGAGATGCTCGGCATGCACGGCGAACACCGGAAGGATGATGAACAGGCCGAGCATGCGAAGCCCGTATAGCGTGGACAGGGCCAGGCTCGCGCGCCATTCGAGGGCATTCATCGGCAGTCCGGAGGGACGGTTGAGCAGACGTTGACGGTCAATGGGTACGGACAGCGTGATGACTCGGTTATAGTAACAGGTTGCCTTTTTCATACGGCGTTGCGGACAGGGGTGGCATGGCAGGCGAAACCAACACCGGAAGTGCGCGAATGACCGGAACGTCGGGTACCAGAACGTCGGGAACCAGAACGTCGGGAACCAGAACGTCGGGCACTGACTTCATCCGCATCCGCGGGGCACGCACGCACAACCTCAGGAACGTGAGCCTCGACCTGCCGCGCAACCGGCTGGTCGTCATCACCGGGCTGTCGGGCTCGGGCAAGTCGTCGCTCGCGTTCGACACGCTCTACGCCGAAGGCCAGCGGCGCTATGTCGAGTCGCTCTCGGCCTACGCCCGCCAGTTCCTGCAGGTGATGGAAAAGCCCGACGTCGACCTGATCGAGGGCCTGTCGCCCGCGATCTCGATCGAACAGAAATCGGGTAGCCACAACCCGCGCTCGACCGTCGGCACGATCACCGAGATCCACGACTACCTGCGCCTGCTCTATGCCCGGGCGGGCCAGCCGTTCTGCCCGGAGCACGATGCGCCGCTGGCTGCGCTGAGCGTGGCGCAGATGGTCGACCATGTGCTGGCGCTGCCGGCCGAGACCGGACTGATGATCCTCGCCCCGCTGCTGGCCGATCGCAAGGGCGAGCAGCGCGAACTGCTGTCCGAACTGCGGGCGCAGGGGTTCGTGCGGGTGCGCATCGACGGCGAGGTGTTCGATCTCGATGAAGCGCCGAGGCTCGCCAGGAACCGCAAGCATACGGTGGACATCGTGGTGGACCGGCTCAAGGTGCGGGAAGACCAGCGCCAGCGGCTGGCGGAATCGTTCGAAATGGCGCTGCGCCATGCCGATGGCCGCGCGATCGCGCTCGAGATCGACTCCGGCCGCGCGCACCTCTTTTCGGCGCGCTTCGCATGCCCGGTCTGCGGCTGGTCCATCCCGGAACTCGAACCGAGGCTGTTCTCGTTCAACAACCCGGTCGGCGCATGCACCCGCTGCACCGGCCTGGGCACCGAGCCCTTCTTCGACCCGCGCCGGGTAGTCGCCTTCCCCGAACTCTCACTGGCCTCGGGCGCGATCAAGGGCTGGGACCGGCGTAACGCGTTCTTCTTCCAGATGCTGCAGAGCCTGGCCAGGCACTACGCGTTCGACCTCGAGGCGCCGTTCGACTCGCTGCCCGAGGACGTGCGGACGAAGATCCTGTTCGGGTCGGGCGAGGAGGCGATCCGCTTCCACTACCCGGCCGAAAAAGGCGCGAAGCAGCACCGCGAGCATCCATTCGAGGGGATCGTGCCCAACCTCGAGCGCCGGTACCGCGAGACCGAGTCGCCGGTGGTCCGCGACGAGCTCGCCCAGTACCAGAGCGTGCGCGCCTGCCCAGACTGCGGCGGCACCCGGTTGCGCAAGGAGGCGCGCTGCGTGCGCATCGCCGGGCGCGCGATCTACGATATCGGACACATGCCCCTGCGCGAGGCGGTGGAGTTCTTCAACACGCTTGAACTGGAGGGTGCGCGGCAGGCGATCGCCGAGCGCATCAACCGCGAGATCGGCAACCGGCTGGGGTTCCTGGTCAACGTCGGTCTCGACTACCTGTCGCTCGACCGTTCCGCCGACACCCTGTCCGGCGGCGAGGCCCAGCGCATCCGCCTGGCCAGCCAGGTCGGATCGGGCCTGACCGGCGTCATGTACGTGCTCGACGAACCGTCGATCGGGCTGCACCAGCGCGACAACGAGCGGCTGCTCGGCACCCTCGCGCACCTGCGCGACATCGGTAACTCGGTGATCGTCGTCGAGCACGACCAGGACGCGATCCTGTCGGCCGACTACGTGGTCGATATGGGCCCCGGCGCCGGGGTGCACGGCGGCCTGGTGGTGGCCGAAGGCACGCCGGCGCAGGTGAAGGCCAACCCCGACTCGGTGACCGGACTCTACCTGTCCGGACGGCGCGCCATCGCGGTCCCGGTCCGACGCAACCAGCCGCAGCGCGGCCAGTGGCTTACCCTGTCCGGCGCGCGCGGCAACAACCTGCAGGCCGTGACGCTGGAACTGCCGGCCGGACTGTTCGTCTGCATCACCGGCGTCTCGGGTTCAGGCAAGTCGACGCTGGTGAACGATACGCTTTACCCAGCAGTCAACCAGCATGTGAACCACTTGCCGCCCGGCACTGGCGCCGAGCCGGCGCCATTCGACACGATCGACGGGCTGCACCTGTTCGACAAGGTGGTGAACGTCGACCAGAGCCCGATCGGTCGTACACCGCGCTCGAATCCCGCCACGTATACCGGCCTGTTCGCACCGATCCGCGACCTGTTCGCCGGAGTCCCGGAATCACGGGCCCGAGGCTACGGTCCCGGACGCTTCTCGTTCAACGTCAAGGGTGGCCGCTGCGAGGCCTGCCAGGGCGATGGCGTGATCAAGGTCGAGATGCACTTCCTGGCCGACATCTACGTGCCTTGCGATGTCTGCCATGGCAGCCGCTACAACCGCGAAACGCTCGAGATCCGCTACAAGGGTGCCAGCGTGAGCGATGTCCTCGCGATGACGGTCGAGCAGGCTGCCAGCTTCTTCAGCGCAGTACCGATGATCGCTCGCAAGCTGCGCACGCTCGCCGATGTCGGGCTCGGCTACATTGGCCTGGGCCAGAGCGCGACCACGTTGTCGGGCGGCGAAGCGCAGCGGGTGAAGCTTGCGCTCGAACTGTCCAAGCGGGATACCGGGCGCACCCTCTACATCCTGGACGAACCGACCACCGGCCTGCACTTCCACGACGTCGACCTGCTGCTGAAGGTACTGCATCGACTACGCAACCACGGCAATACCGTCGTGGTGATCGAACACAACCTCGATGTGATCAAGACCGCCGACTGGGTCGTGGACCTTGGTCCGGAAGGCGGCTCGGGCGGCGGACAGATCGTCGCCACGGGTACGCCAGAAACGATCGCTGCAACTGCAGCGAGCCAGACTGGCCGCTACCTCGCGCCGCTGCTAGAGATCGCAAACCGCTCGCAACCGCTTGCGCCCAGTGCCGGACTGATTGCCGCCACGGGGTGATCCAGCGACCACCAGCCGCCGGCAGCTGCCGGCGGCTGCTCGATGCGCTTACTGCGCGTCGCTAACCGACGCTTCCGGCTGGTCCATCAACATGACCAGCGCCATCGGCGCATTGTCGCCCTGGCGGAAACCGGCCTTCAGGATGCGCAGATAGCCGCCATTGCGGGTGGCGTAGCGCGGCCCGAGTTCATCGAACAGCTTGACCACCATGTCGCGATCACGCAAGCGATTGAACGCAAGCCGGCGGTTGGCGACGGTCGCGGTCTTGGCGAGGGTGATCAGGGGCTCCGCCACGCGGCGCAGTTCCTTGGCCTTCGGCAGGGTCGTCTGGATCGTCTCGTGCTTGAGCAGCGAGTTGGTCATGTTACGCAGCATCGCCAGCCGGTGGCTGGTGGTGCGGTTCAGTTTTCGCAGGCCTTGGCGGTGACGCATGGCGATACCTCAGTACGGCAGATGATGTTCGTTTCGAAGCCGGGGGAGCGTCCGGCGAGTCCAGTGTCCGGCGAGTCAGTGGTCGGCGAGTCGACGCCCGTCGACTCAGTGCCCGGCAACTTTCTCGAGCCCGACCGGCGGCCAGTTCTCGAGCTTCATGCCGAGCATGAGGCCACGCGAAGCAAGAACTTCCTTGATCTCGTTCAGCGACTTGCGCCCCAGGTTCGGCGTCTTCAGCAGCTCGGTCTCTGTGCGCTGGATCAGGTCACCGATGTAATAGATGTTCTCGGCCTTCAGGCAGTTGGCCGAACGGACCGTGAGCTCGAGGTCGTCGACCGGGCGGAGCAGGACCGGATCGACCGCCGGCTCCTTACGATCGTCGCGCGCACCCGGGGTACCCTGCAGGTCTGCGAACACCGCGAGCTGATCGACCAGCACGCGTGCCGCGTAGCGGATCGCCTCTTCTGGCTCGATAACACCATTGGTCTCGATGTCGATGATCAGCTTGTCGAGGTCGGTGCGCTGCTCGACGCGGGCGCTCTCGACCGCATAGCTGACGCGATGCACCGGGCTGAATGACGCGTCGAGCAGGATGCTGCCGATCGCGCGGCCTTCACGCGCAGCCGGCCGCGACGACGCCGGCACATAGCCACGGCCCTTCTCGACCTTGATGGTCATCTCGAGCTTGCCACCAGGCGTCAGGTGCGCAATCACGTGCTGGGGGTTGATCACTTCGACGTCATGGCCGACTGCGATGTCACCGGCCGTCACCGCGCCTGCGCCAGTCTTGTTGAGCGTCAGTGTGACATCGTCGCGGTCGTGCAGCTTGAACACGATTCCCTTGAGGTTCAGCAGGATGTCGACCAGGTCTTCCTGCACACCGTCGAGCGCCGAGTATTCGTGCAGCACGCCGGTGATGTGGACTTCAGTGGCGGCGAAGCCGGGCATGCTCGACAGCAGCACGCGGCGCAGCGCGTGGCCAAGCGTGTGGCCGTAGCCCCGCTCGAACGGCTCCATCGTGATCTTCGCCTGCACGGCCGACACCGGTTGTACATCGATGATGCGCGGCTTCAGGAAGCTGCTTTGCATGAATTGACCTCTCGACCGGGAAAGATGGCGGCGCGGGCACCTGCGTGTCGCACGCAGAAACCGGGCCGCGAACTGGAGCTTGGGTGTACGGTACTGCAGTACTGCAGGGACAACAGCGCGCGAGGGGGGCGGGAGCGCTTCCCGGCCCGCCACGCGCGCGGGTCGATTACTTGGAGTAGAGCTCGACGATCAACGATTCGTTGATCGTGCTGGGCAGGTCGGTACGGGACGGAATGCTCTTGAACACGCCCTTGCCTTCCTTGCCGTCAACCGACAGCCACTCGGGCACGCCACGCTGTTCGACGGCTTCCATCGCCGCCTTGACTCGCAACTGCTCACGTGCACCGGCGGACAGCCCGATCACGTCGCCCGGACGGACCTGGAACGAAGGAATGTTCACGCGGCGGCCGTTCACCGTGACGCCGTTGTGGCGCACGACCTGCCGTGCTTCGCTGCGCGAAGCACCAAAGCCCATGCGGAACGCTACGTTATCGAGGCGGCACTCGAGCAGCGCGAGCAGATTCTGGCCCGTGATGCCCTTGCGCCGATCGGCTTCCGCGTAGGTGCGACGGAACTGACGCTCGAGGATGCCGTAGATCCGGCGCACCTTCTGCTTTTCACGCAGCTGGAGTGCATAGTCGGACATGCGGTTCTGTTTCTGGCCGTGCTGGCCCGGGGGATTAGTGCGGCGCTCGATCGAGCACTTGTCGGTAAAGCACTTCTCGCCCTTCAGGAAGAGCTTTTCGCCTTCGCGACGGCACTGGCGGCATTTCGGATCGGTATTGCGAGCCACGGTAATGTCTCCTGGTCAGACGCGACGGCGCTTGGGCGGGCGGCAACCGTTGTGCGGCACCGGAGTCACGTCCGAGATGCTGAGAATCTTGAAGCCGACGGCGTTGAGCGCACGTACGGCCGACTCGCGGCCCGGTCCCGGGCCCTTGATGCGGACTTCGAGGTTCTTGACCCCGCACTCCTGCGCGGCCCGCCCAGCCTGCTCGGCGGCGATCTGCGCAGCAAACGGAGTGCTCTTGCGCGAGCCCTTGAAGCCGGAGCTTCCGGTGGACGCCCAAGACAGCGCATTGCCCTGCCGGTCGGTGATCGTCACGATCGTGTTGTTGAACGACGCGTGGATGTGTGCAACACCCTCGGCGATGTTCTTCTTGACCTTCTTGCGAGTCCGCGTTGCGGTCTTAGCCATGTCTATCGAATCCTTTTAACCCGGCTTGCCGGACGTCGCCCGGATTGCCTTGCGCGGCCCCTTGCGGGTACGTGCGTTGGTACGGGTACGCTGCCCGCGAACCGGCAGGCCGCGGCGATGCCGCAAGCCACGGTAGCAGCCGAGGTCCATCAGCCGCTTGATGCTCATGTTCACCTCGCGGCGCAGATCGCCCTCGACGGTGAACCGCCCGACGTGGTCACGGAGCTTGTCCATTTCCGCGTCGGTGAGTTCCTTCATCTTCGTGGTCGGCTTGATCCCCGAAGCTTCGCAGATGGCCTTCGACCGGGAGGGGCCGATGCCATAGATCGAAGTCAGGGCCACCACCACGTGCTGATGGTTGGGAATGTTTACGCCAGCAATACGAGCCATGCGATTGTGCTCAGAACGAAAAACCGCTGATTATATCCGCCGGAAGCATCTGTAGCAACCTGAGGATGCCTGATGCTCCGGACGGGCCGGAGGGTCGAGCCGTTGAAGCCCGGATCAACCCTGGCGCTGCTTGTGCCGCGGATCCGTGCAGATCACCCGAACCACACCGTGGCGCCGGATCACCTTGCACTTGCGGCAAATCTTCTTTACGGAAGCCTGTACTTTCATGTTGACCCCTGGAGAGAGCTGTCTGGACTGCAGGCCGCCCGGGCGACCTTCTGCTGATCGTTAGGATTGTTGCGTTGAAGCCGGCGCCTGCCCGACTCAGCGTGCGCGGAACGTGATCCGCGCGCGGGAGAGATCGTACGGACTGACCTCCACCGTCACCTTGTCGCCCGGGAGGATACGGATGTAATGCATCCGCATCTTCCCGGAGATGTGCGACAGGACCACGTGCCCGTTCTCGAGCTTCACGCGGAACGTCGCGTTGGGCAGCGTCTCGAGGACCTCGCCCTGCATCTGAATTGTTTCTTCCTTCGCCATCCGGTCGGAGCGCCTGTCTGGGAATTGCGGTGGTATGCAGCAGTTACTGGCGCGTCGGGAACATCCCGCCGCCCTTGAGGTTCGCCTTCTTCAGGAGACTCTCATACTGATGGGTCATCATGTAGGCCTGCACCTGCTGCATGAAGTCCATCGTCACCACGACGATGATCAGCAGGCTGGTACCTCCGAAGTAGAACGGCACGTTGAACCGCACGATCAGGAATTCAGGGATCAGGCAGACCACCGTGATGTAGATCGCGCCGATGAGCGTCAGACGTGTAGTGATGTCACCGATGTACTTCGCAGTCTGGTCGCCGGGACGGATGCCCGGTACGAAGGCACCGCTCTTCTTCAGGTTGTCCGCAGTTTCCTTCGGGTTGTACATCAACGCGGTGTAGAAGAAACAGAAGAAGATGATCGCTGCGGCGTACAGCATCACGTAGACGGGTTGCCCGGGATGGAGCATCCCCGAAAGGTCTTTCAGCCAGTTCATCCCCTCTCCCGCCCCGAACCAGCCGGAGATAGTCGCCGGGAAAAGGATGATCGAGGAAGCGAAGATCGGTGGGATCACCCCGGCCATGTTCAGCTTCAGGGGCAGGTGCGAACTCTGGCCCCCGTAGACTTTGCGTCCGACCTGGCGCTTCGCGTAGTTGACGAGGATCTTGCGCTGTCCGCGCTCCACGAACACCACGAAGCAGGTAATGCCAATCGCGAGAATCAACAGGATGACCACGAACGCGATCGAGAAAGACCCGGTGCGCGCCAGTTCCAGCGTGCCGCCGATGGCCTGGGGCAGTCCTGCGACGATGCCCGCGAAGATGATCAGCGAAATACCGTTGCCGATGCCGCGCTCGGTGATCTGCTCGCCAAGCCACATCAGGAACATGGTGCCGGCGACCAGCGTGACCACGGTCACGAACATGAACATCGCGCCAGGCGCAATCACCAGTCCGGGCTGTGCCTGCAGGGCAACCGAGATACCCATCGCCTGAAACAAGGCCAGCACTGCAGTGCCATAGCGGGTGTACTGAGTGATCTTGCGGCGCCCCGCCTCGCCTTCCTTCTTGAGGGCTTCGAGGTG harbors:
- the rpsK gene encoding 30S ribosomal protein S11, giving the protein MAKTATRTRKKVKKNIAEGVAHIHASFNNTIVTITDRQGNALSWASTGSSGFKGSRKSTPFAAQIAAEQAGRAAQECGVKNLEVRIKGPGPGRESAVRALNAVGFKILSISDVTPVPHNGCRPPKRRRV
- the uvrA gene encoding excinuclease ABC subunit UvrA; this encodes MTGTSGTRTSGTRTSGTRTSGTDFIRIRGARTHNLRNVSLDLPRNRLVVITGLSGSGKSSLAFDTLYAEGQRRYVESLSAYARQFLQVMEKPDVDLIEGLSPAISIEQKSGSHNPRSTVGTITEIHDYLRLLYARAGQPFCPEHDAPLAALSVAQMVDHVLALPAETGLMILAPLLADRKGEQRELLSELRAQGFVRVRIDGEVFDLDEAPRLARNRKHTVDIVVDRLKVREDQRQRLAESFEMALRHADGRAIALEIDSGRAHLFSARFACPVCGWSIPELEPRLFSFNNPVGACTRCTGLGTEPFFDPRRVVAFPELSLASGAIKGWDRRNAFFFQMLQSLARHYAFDLEAPFDSLPEDVRTKILFGSGEEAIRFHYPAEKGAKQHREHPFEGIVPNLERRYRETESPVVRDELAQYQSVRACPDCGGTRLRKEARCVRIAGRAIYDIGHMPLREAVEFFNTLELEGARQAIAERINREIGNRLGFLVNVGLDYLSLDRSADTLSGGEAQRIRLASQVGSGLTGVMYVLDEPSIGLHQRDNERLLGTLAHLRDIGNSVIVVEHDQDAILSADYVVDMGPGAGVHGGLVVAEGTPAQVKANPDSVTGLYLSGRRAIAVPVRRNQPQRGQWLTLSGARGNNLQAVTLELPAGLFVCITGVSGSGKSTLVNDTLYPAVNQHVNHLPPGTGAEPAPFDTIDGLHLFDKVVNVDQSPIGRTPRSNPATYTGLFAPIRDLFAGVPESRARGYGPGRFSFNVKGGRCEACQGDGVIKVEMHFLADIYVPCDVCHGSRYNRETLEIRYKGASVSDVLAMTVEQAASFFSAVPMIARKLRTLADVGLGYIGLGQSATTLSGGEAQRVKLALELSKRDTGRTLYILDEPTTGLHFHDVDLLLKVLHRLRNHGNTVVVIEHNLDVIKTADWVVDLGPEGGSGGGQIVATGTPETIAATAASQTGRYLAPLLEIANRSQPLAPSAGLIAATG
- the rpsD gene encoding 30S ribosomal protein S4; this encodes MARNTDPKCRQCRREGEKLFLKGEKCFTDKCSIERRTNPPGQHGQKQNRMSDYALQLREKQKVRRIYGILERQFRRTYAEADRRKGITGQNLLALLECRLDNVAFRMGFGASRSEARQVVRHNGVTVNGRRVNIPSFQVRPGDVIGLSAGAREQLRVKAAMEAVEQRGVPEWLSVDGKEGKGVFKSIPSRTDLPSTINESLIVELYSK
- the infA gene encoding translation initiation factor IF-1, which encodes MAKEETIQMQGEVLETLPNATFRVKLENGHVVLSHISGKMRMHYIRILPGDKVTVEVSPYDLSRARITFRAR
- the rpoA gene encoding DNA-directed RNA polymerase subunit alpha, which translates into the protein MQSSFLKPRIIDVQPVSAVQAKITMEPFERGYGHTLGHALRRVLLSSMPGFAATEVHITGVLHEYSALDGVQEDLVDILLNLKGIVFKLHDRDDVTLTLNKTGAGAVTAGDIAVGHDVEVINPQHVIAHLTPGGKLEMTIKVEKGRGYVPASSRPAAREGRAIGSILLDASFSPVHRVSYAVESARVEQRTDLDKLIIDIETNGVIEPEEAIRYAARVLVDQLAVFADLQGTPGARDDRKEPAVDPVLLRPVDDLELTVRSANCLKAENIYYIGDLIQRTETELLKTPNLGRKSLNEIKEVLASRGLMLGMKLENWPPVGLEKVAGH
- the rplQ gene encoding 50S ribosomal protein L17 — its product is MRHRQGLRKLNRTTSHRLAMLRNMTNSLLKHETIQTTLPKAKELRRVAEPLITLAKTATVANRRLAFNRLRDRDMVVKLFDELGPRYATRNGGYLRILKAGFRQGDNAPMALVMLMDQPEASVSDAQ
- the rpmJ gene encoding 50S ribosomal protein L36 produces the protein MKVQASVKKICRKCKVIRRHGVVRVICTDPRHKQRQG
- the secY gene encoding preprotein translocase subunit SecY, with product MGDLKRRLLFLLGALVVYRIGTHVPVPGIDPDQLAQLFNQQRGGILDMFNMFSGGALSRFSIFALGIMPYISASIIMQLMTVVSPHLEALKKEGEAGRRKITQYTRYGTAVLALFQAMGISVALQAQPGLVIAPGAMFMFVTVVTLVAGTMFLMWLGEQITERGIGNGISLIIFAGIVAGLPQAIGGTLELARTGSFSIAFVVILLILAIGITCFVVFVERGQRKILVNYAKRQVGRKVYGGQSSHLPLKLNMAGVIPPIFASSIILFPATISGWFGAGEGMNWLKDLSGMLHPGQPVYVMLYAAAIIFFCFFYTALMYNPKETADNLKKSGAFVPGIRPGDQTAKYIGDITTRLTLIGAIYITVVCLIPEFLIVRFNVPFYFGGTSLLIIVVVTMDFMQQVQAYMMTHQYESLLKKANLKGGGMFPTRQ
- the rpsM gene encoding 30S ribosomal protein S13; translated protein: MARIAGVNIPNHQHVVVALTSIYGIGPSRSKAICEASGIKPTTKMKELTDAEMDKLRDHVGRFTVEGDLRREVNMSIKRLMDLGCYRGLRHRRGLPVRGQRTRTNARTRKGPRKAIRATSGKPG